Proteins encoded together in one Variovorax paradoxus window:
- the ompA gene encoding outer membrane protein OmpA, whose translation MKKLNKVAMMFAVAALATAAGAQTRVTAANGGPTIDNWQNGTGELVWKNGTNELCWRDANWTPATAAAGCDGALVPAAPAAVAPTPGAPTPTPAPQVAASKVTFAADAFFDFDKSVLKPEGRAKLTDLVSKIRDVNLEVIIAVGHTDSIGSDSYNQRLSVRRAEAVKAFLVSKGIERNRVYTEGKGEKQPVADNRTKEGRAKNRRVEIEVVGTRATK comes from the coding sequence ATGAAGAAACTGAATAAAGTGGCGATGATGTTTGCAGTCGCTGCGCTCGCCACTGCCGCCGGCGCGCAGACCCGTGTCACCGCTGCGAATGGCGGTCCTACGATCGACAACTGGCAAAACGGCACCGGCGAACTGGTTTGGAAGAACGGCACGAACGAACTGTGCTGGCGTGATGCCAACTGGACGCCGGCTACTGCCGCCGCCGGTTGCGACGGTGCTCTGGTTCCTGCTGCTCCGGCTGCAGTTGCTCCCACCCCGGGCGCACCGACTCCGACGCCTGCACCTCAAGTCGCCGCTTCGAAGGTTACCTTCGCTGCTGACGCATTCTTCGACTTCGACAAGTCGGTTCTCAAGCCTGAAGGTCGCGCAAAGCTGACCGATCTGGTTTCGAAGATCCGTGACGTCAACCTGGAAGTGATCATTGCCGTGGGTCACACCGACTCGATCGGTTCTGACTCCTACAACCAGCGTCTGTCGGTGCGCCGCGCCGAAGCCGTCAAGGCCTTCCTGGTCTCGAAGGGCATCGAACGCAACCGCGTCTACACCGAAGGCAAGGGCGAGAAGCAGCCTGTTGCGGACAACCGCACCAAGGAAGGCCGCGCCAAGAACCGTCGCGTGGAAATCGAAGTGGTTGGCACCCGCGCCACCAAGTGA
- the ubiG gene encoding bifunctional 2-polyprenyl-6-hydroxyphenol methylase/3-demethylubiquinol 3-O-methyltransferase UbiG, giving the protein MTDNVNADPAELAKFSELAHRWWDLDSEFRPLHEINPLRLEWIDGIAPISQRKVLDIGCGGGILADSMARKGADVLGIDLASKALKVAKLHALEAETKGVKYREISAEALAAEQPGSFDVVTCMEMLEHVPEPASIVQACATLVKPGGWVFFSTINRSLKSFMLAIVGAEYVLGMLPRGTHEYAKLIRPSELAAHCRAAGLDLRHTRGMEHNPLTRRYWLSGDTSVNYMFATQKPASIAGSQA; this is encoded by the coding sequence ATGACAGATAACGTGAATGCCGATCCGGCGGAACTCGCCAAGTTTTCGGAACTTGCCCATCGCTGGTGGGATTTGGACAGCGAATTCCGTCCGCTCCACGAAATCAATCCGCTTCGGCTGGAATGGATTGACGGTATTGCGCCGATTTCACAGCGCAAAGTGCTTGATATCGGCTGCGGCGGAGGAATCCTTGCCGATTCGATGGCCCGAAAAGGCGCTGATGTGTTGGGCATCGACTTGGCGAGCAAAGCACTCAAGGTTGCCAAGCTGCATGCGCTTGAGGCCGAAACGAAGGGCGTCAAATACCGCGAAATCAGCGCCGAAGCATTGGCCGCGGAGCAACCGGGCAGTTTCGACGTCGTGACCTGCATGGAAATGCTCGAACATGTGCCAGAGCCGGCTTCGATCGTTCAGGCCTGCGCCACCTTGGTCAAACCCGGCGGCTGGGTGTTCTTTTCGACCATCAACCGCAGCCTGAAGTCTTTCATGCTGGCAATCGTCGGCGCCGAGTATGTTCTGGGCATGTTGCCGCGTGGCACGCACGAGTATGCAAAACTGATCCGTCCCAGCGAACTCGCAGCCCATTGCCGCGCCGCCGGGCTCGACCTGCGGCATACGAGGGGCATGGAGCACAACCCGCTGACCCGGCGCTACTGGCTCAGTGGCGACACCAGCGTCAACTATATGTTCGCAACGCAAAAACCGGCTTCGATAGCAGGATCCCAGGCGTGA
- a CDS encoding HAD-IA family hydrolase: protein MTGPAVQAVLFDLDGTLIDSAPDLGAAADKMRTDRGLESYPLERYRYMAGAGARGMLGVAFGITPDAPEFPQLREEFFVAYENRMLLNTHVFDGVQALIDAIRARGLAWGVVTNKSARFTDPLTRAIPLFGSAGAIVSGDTTPFSKPHPEPLHEAARRLGIPSGACIYVGDDERDIIAGRAAGMKTVAATYGYMGPQADATLWEADAAISSPMELLQFLNPA from the coding sequence GTGACGGGGCCAGCAGTGCAAGCCGTGCTGTTCGATCTGGACGGCACCCTGATCGACAGCGCGCCCGATCTGGGCGCAGCGGCCGACAAGATGCGCACCGATCGCGGCCTGGAGTCGTACCCGCTGGAGCGTTACCGCTACATGGCGGGCGCCGGTGCGCGGGGCATGCTCGGTGTGGCCTTCGGCATCACACCCGATGCGCCGGAATTTCCGCAGCTGAGGGAGGAGTTCTTCGTTGCCTACGAAAACCGCATGCTGCTCAACACGCACGTGTTCGACGGCGTGCAGGCGCTCATCGACGCCATCCGCGCGCGCGGGCTGGCGTGGGGCGTGGTTACCAACAAATCGGCCCGCTTTACCGATCCGCTGACCCGCGCCATCCCCCTTTTTGGCAGCGCCGGTGCCATTGTGAGCGGCGACACGACGCCGTTCTCCAAGCCGCATCCCGAGCCCTTGCATGAAGCGGCGCGGCGGCTTGGAATTCCATCCGGCGCCTGCATCTATGTTGGAGACGACGAGCGCGACATCATCGCGGGCCGTGCTGCCGGCATGAAAACCGTGGCGGCAACCTACGGCTACATGGGGCCGCAAGCCGACGCCACCCTCTGGGAAGCGGACGCCGCAATTTCTTCGCCCATGGAGCTCTTGCAGTTTCTCAACCCGGCCTAA
- a CDS encoding tyrosine-type recombinase/integrase, with product MSVGITVIKRKKKEVIRLAFSFKGVQCREIVDLPGTRPNLLYAERLRAEILGKIERGLFRYDEYFPTSPRCRIFGHGAGKTTSVKELLEGYKTRSKASLQPSTWNGYRKAIDNVLIPQFGDLQVGSLSAGTLRDWIALQHVTRKRMSNLLLPLRNALSEAVADEAIAFNPLDRLKIARILPRDTLSTDYAPDPYTMEELLTLLTSMRDAERHAFQFWAFSGVRTSELIAITWPDVDLVAKTVRIDKAVVDGQEKGTKTKAGVRTIPLLLAARQALQAQLAAVEAAQGRVFLNPRTEGEWTDQSLLRLWQRTCKRVKARYRNPYQMRHTFASHLLSQGENPAYIAKLLGHESTEMVIRHYGRWVEQGAELGFDRPALRYGRQCLPGLPEIDDTCDSGAKRE from the coding sequence GTGAGCGTTGGCATCACCGTCATCAAGCGCAAGAAGAAGGAAGTCATCCGCCTTGCGTTCAGCTTTAAAGGGGTCCAGTGCCGGGAGATCGTCGATCTGCCAGGCACGCGCCCGAACCTGCTCTACGCCGAGCGATTGCGCGCCGAAATCCTCGGCAAGATCGAACGCGGGCTGTTCCGGTACGACGAATATTTTCCCACCTCACCACGCTGCCGGATCTTCGGCCACGGCGCCGGCAAGACGACCAGCGTGAAGGAGCTTCTGGAGGGCTACAAGACACGTTCGAAAGCCTCGTTGCAGCCGAGCACATGGAATGGCTACCGCAAGGCCATCGACAACGTTCTGATCCCGCAGTTCGGGGACCTGCAGGTCGGGTCCCTGAGCGCCGGCACATTGCGCGATTGGATTGCCCTGCAGCACGTCACACGGAAACGGATGAGCAATCTGCTGCTTCCACTCCGGAATGCGCTCTCCGAGGCGGTGGCCGATGAGGCCATCGCGTTCAACCCGTTGGACCGTCTGAAGATCGCGAGGATCCTGCCGCGGGACACGCTCTCGACGGACTACGCGCCGGACCCGTACACCATGGAGGAACTGCTTACCCTGCTCACCTCGATGCGGGACGCCGAACGGCACGCGTTCCAGTTCTGGGCGTTCTCCGGGGTCCGTACCAGCGAGTTGATCGCCATCACCTGGCCGGACGTTGATCTCGTGGCCAAGACGGTCCGCATCGACAAGGCGGTGGTCGATGGACAGGAGAAGGGAACAAAGACGAAAGCGGGGGTCCGCACCATCCCCTTGTTGCTGGCGGCGCGCCAGGCCTTGCAGGCGCAGCTCGCAGCCGTCGAAGCTGCCCAGGGCCGGGTGTTCCTAAATCCCCGCACGGAAGGGGAATGGACCGATCAGTCGCTGCTGAGGCTGTGGCAGCGCACCTGCAAGCGGGTCAAGGCGCGCTATCGCAACCCCTATCAAATGAGGCACACTTTTGCAAGCCATCTGCTGAGCCAAGGAGAGAACCCGGCGTACATCGCCAAGCTCTTAGGCCACGAATCAACCGAGATGGTGATCCGGCACTATGGCCGCTGGGTCGAACAGGGTGCGGAGTTGGGCTTCGACCGCCCTGCACTTCGCTACGGCCGGCAGTGTCTGCCAGGCCTGCCCGAGATCGACGACACGTGCGATTCAGGTGCGAAACGCGAGTGA